CTCCCACCAGGTCGGAGAGGGTGGGGTTCATCAGCAGGTTCTCCAGGGTGTTCCCGTGGGCGGTGGCGATCAGCTGCACTCCCCGCTCGGCGATGGTGCGGGCGGCGATGGCCTCCAGCTCCCGCCCGATCTCATCGATGATGATGACCTCAGGCATGTGGTTCTCCACCGCCTCGATCATCACCTCGTGCTGGAGGCTGGGCTTGGGCACCTGCATGCGGCGCGCGCGGCCCACCGCCGGATGCGGGATGTCCCCATCCCCGCCGATCTCGTTGGAGGTGTCCACAATGATCACCCGCTTATGCTCTGCCAGGACCCGCGCCGCCTCCCGCAGCATCGTGGTCTTTCCCACGCCGGGGCGGCCCAGCAGGAGGATGCTCTTCCCTGAGAGAATGATGTCCTTGATGATATCGATCGTCCCGTAAACCGCCCGGCCGACCCGGCAGGTCAGGCCGATGATGTTCCCCCGCCGGTTGCGGATGGCGCTGATCCGATGCAGTGTCCGCTGGATCCCCGCCCGGTTGTCCGCATCGAACTCCCCGATGCGGGAGACCACATACTGGATATCCGTTTCGGTCACCTCCCGGGCGCACAAGGTGACCTCGCCATCCGTGTAACGGGCCTCCGGATAGCGCCCCAGGTCCAGCACCACCTCCAGCAACGCCTCGTTGCGGTTGCGATCCCGGACCGCCTGGGCGATGTCCGGAGGCAACACGTTGAGCAACGCTTCCAGGTCGTCTGTGATCTGAAATTGCGTCATTCTTGCGATCCTGCTCCTCCCGTCCAGATGCCGGAACGCCTTCCAGGGAGTTTCTGAAGGCTGTCGCTTCGAGATCATCTTATTCTACGGCGATCCTCAGGAGCTGTCGAGTTCCTGCAGCGCCGCCCGCATGGTCTCCAGGGGGGCCTCCTGTCCGGTCCACAGGGTGAAGGCCAGCGCGCCCTGATGGAGCAGCATCCCCAGCCCGTTGTAGGCCGGGATGCCGGCCACCTCCGCTAGGGCCATCAGCCGGGTCCGAGGGGGCTCGTAGATCAGATCGATCACCGCCTGGAGCCCCCACGGGAAGGGGCGATCCGGGGGCCAGAGGCAGGCTTCCACATCCGGGGCCATCCCCACTGGCGTGGTGTGGATCAGCGCCACGATGCCCTCGGGGAGGGGATCCTCCAGGTGGATGGGGTGCACCGGCGGGAGACGCAGGCCGGCGGCCGGGAACGACGCCTCCAGCGTTTCGAGCATCCGATGCGCCCGGTCCAGGCTGCGGTGGAGGAGGAAAACCTCGCCGACGCCCTCGAGGGCCAGGGCGGCCAGGACCGCGCGGGCGGCCCCTCCGGCGCCGATGATGGCCACCGTCTGCCCCTGCACGGACAGCCCGATCTCCTGCAAGGCGCGGCGGAACCCCTCCACGTCCGTGTTCTCCCCCACCCATCGCCCTTCGACCGCCCTCAGGGTGTTCACCGCCCCAACCGCCCGGGCCAGCGGGGAGATCTCATCCAGCAATGGGATCACAGCGGTCTTGTGGGGGACGGTCACGTTGGCCCCGGCGAAGCCCAGCGCCCGCAACCCCCGGATCGCGTCCTCCAGATCCTCGGGGCGGACCGGCAGGGGCACGTAGGCCCAATCCAGGCCCATGGCAGCGAAGGCGGCGTTGTGCATCTGCGGGCTGCGGCTGTGAGCCACCGGCCAGCCCAGCAAACCGACCAGGCGGGTGGTCCCGCGGATGCGCGCCATCGCTCCCCTCCTGGGCTCTCCTGAAGCGCGGGGCGGGCTTCCCGGGCCTCACGGTTCCATTTCGATCTCCGCGCCGAGGGCCTGCATCCGCTTCACGAAGCCCGGGAAGCTGTCCCCGATGCATTCGGCGTCTTCCACAATGGTCTCCCCCTGGGCGATCAACCCGGCCACGGCCAGGGCCATCGCCAAGCGATGATCCCCGTGGCTGTGGACGACCGCGCCGCGCAGCGGGGTGGGCCCTTCGATGGCGAAGCCGTCTGGATGCTCCTCGATCCGCGCGCCCATCCGGCGCAGCTCGGCCGCCAGAGCGGCGATGCGGTCGCTCTCCTTCACCCGGAGCTCGGCCGCATCCCGCACCCGTGTGGTTCCCTCCGCCTGAGTGGCCGCCACGGCGAAGATGGGAAACTCATCGATCATGCGGGGGACCCAGGGGCCGGCGATCTCAATGGCCTGAAGGCGGACGGCGGAGGCCCCCAGGAGCCGGCCTACGGGCTCCCCGTGGCGTTCACCCTCCGGGATCACGCGGATCGGCGCGCCCATCGCCTGAAGGGCCTCGATCAGCCCCAGGCGGGTCGGGTTGAGCAGCAGGTCGGTGACCTCGATCTCCGAGCCCGGGATCAGCAGGGCGGCGACCAGCGGGAAAGCCGCCGAGGAGGGATCCCCGGGGATGGCGCAATCGAGGGGCGAGAGCCGCTCGGCCGGATAAACGGTGATCGTCCTTCCGTGCTGCTCCAGGGTGGCTCCCATCGCCCACAGCAGGCGCTCGGTGTGATCCCGGGAGGGCGCGGGCTCCACCAGGGTGGTGGGGCCCTGGGCGTAGAGGCCGGCCAGCAGCAGCGCGGACTTCACCTGAGCGCTGGCCACGGGCATCTCGTAGCGGATGCCGCGCAGCGTCCCTCCCCGCAGATACACCGGCGCGTGGCCTTCCGTCGTTCGAACCTCCGCTCCCATCCGGCGCAGGGGCTCCGCCACCCGCTCCATCGGACGCCGGGAGAGCTGGGCGTTGCCGACCAGGGTGCTGGGGAAGGGGAAGCCGGCCAGGATCCCCATCAGGAGCCGCATGGTGGTCCCGGATCCCCCGCAATCCAGTGGGGCGGAGGCCGGCTGAAGGCCGCGCAGCCCCCGGCCGTGGACGATCAGGCGGTCCGCGGCCGGGCGCTCCACCTCGACCCCCAGCGCGCGGATGCAGCGCAGCGTCGCCTCGCAGTCAGCCGCCGGGAGCCAACCCTGGAGCGTCGAAGTCCCTTCCGCCAGGGCGGCGAACAGCAACGCCCGGTGGGAGAGGGATTTATCCCCGGGCACCCGGATCACACCATGCAGACGAGCGGGTGGGCGAACCCTCAAGCGCATCGATCCTTTCCTGCGTGATCCGAGATGGTGAAGATCCCCTGGCTCTGGAACGGATCCTAGAGCCTCGTCTTTCCCCATTATAATTTGAAGCGGGCATCCCTCGTCCTCGGCGGCCTTGGGGATATCCCAAACAGTGGATAGGAGGTGGCGATGGAGCGGAAGCCCAAGCCGTATACGGTGGCCGAGATCATGACCTCGCCGGTAGTGACCGTCCCGCCGGATATGCCGGTGGAGGAGGCGCTGCATCTGATGGTGCAAAAGGGGATCTCCAGCGTGGTGGTGGAGCCGGAGGGGCCCCATGGGACCTGGGGGATCATGACCAAGCGGGACATCCTCAAGAAGGTGGTGGCTGCGGACCGGCCGCTGAAGGGCCTGAAGGTCCGCGACCTGATGAGCGCGCCCCTCATCACCGTCTCCCCGGATACCACCATCCGTCAGTGTTCCATCATTATGCTGGATGCCAATATCCGACGGGCCGTGGTGATGCAGGACGGCCGGCCCGTCGGCATCGTGAGCGACACCGACATCTTCCAGGCCGTGGAGGAGCGTGGGTGGGGTCCGGATTGAGCCCTGAGCTCCCTCGGCCCATCCGGGTGCGGCGACTGGCCGCGGATGGCCGGCTGCGCGTGATCTACGTCGGGCGCCTCATGCGGGCCTCCCCGGAAGCGCTGGTGGTGGAGGCCTTCTGGGAACGCCCCCCGCTGGACCTGGGGTATGTCCGCCTGGAGCCTCAGGATCGGTTCGTGGAGTATTTCTTCCCGGGCCGCTGGTTCGTGATCTATGAGATCCACCATCATCGGGACGATCGGTTGAAGGGCTGGTATTGCGACATCGTCTATCCCCCGCGGGTTTCGGAGGAGGAGATCGAGCTCCGCGATCTGGCCCTGGACGTCTTCGTCACGCCGGCGGGGGAGGTGCGGGTGCTGGATGAAGAGGAGTTCGAAGCGCTCCGGCTGTCGGAGCGCGACCCCTCCGCCTATGCGGCGGCCCGTTCGGCCCTCCGGGATCTGCTGAGGATGGTGGAGCGGCGAGATCCCCCCTTCGGCATCTTGCCCTGGGCGGCGGCTTGATCCTCGCGAGCGTGAAGGCACAGGCCGAGGAGGAGAAGGCTTTGCGAAGGCGCTGGGCTTGGGCGCTGGCATGTTTAACGCTGGCAGGGAGTGTGCGGTTCGCAATGGCCGCCCGCATGCCGGTGGAGGCGGATGAGCCCACTTACCTTCGAGCGGCCTATCACTATGCGGTCCTGCTGCGCCAGGGAGATATCGGAGCCGTCCCCTCTCTTTGGGAGAACCCCGAGCATCCAGCCCTGGTCAAGCTCCTTTACAGTTTAGCCTGGCTAATCCCGTCGGGGGACAGGTGGTTCTCCGATGCCCTGTGGGGGGCTCGTCTCCTGTCGGTCCTCTTCGGAGCCGCGGCGGTGGGTCTGGTAGCCTGGATCCATCCGGCAGCCGGCTTGTTGCTTGCCGTTCATCCTCTCACCATCTATTACACTTCAGCTGCTCTGCTGGAATCCATCCCCCAGTTCCTTGCCATGCTGGCGGTCCTGTCATGGCGTTCAGCAAGCCGTCGAGGCGCTCGCTGGTCTTATCTGGGCGCGTTCGCATTAGGAGCAACAGGCGCGGCAAAATGGGCGTATGTGCTCCCCTTGCTTCCCGGATCGATCGGAATGCTTCGACGCTCCCGAGGCACCGCGATCCTTTTAGTGGTGGCGGCGGTTTCCTTTGTGTCTCTGAACCCGCCGATGTGGATGGATCCCCTTAGATACCTACGAGAGACGATCCGCTATCATTTCACATATTCCACCTCAGAGCATGTCCAGCGCTATGGCCTCCCCTGGTATCAGCCTTTCCTTTGGCTTAGCCACTCCCTTCCAGAGGCGTTGATTTTGACCCTGGGGCTCGCGGGGGCCGTCCGGGGCTTGTTCGATTCTACCTTTCGGAAGCAGGTTGCATGGGGCGCTCTGAGCGCTGTGATCTTTCTGCTAGCCTGGCCGACGAAATGGCCTCACTATGCGCTTGTGGCGACCCCTTTTCTCTCCCTCATTGCCTCGGATGTGCTGGCCCGAGGGCAACGCACTCGAGCCCTCTTAAGTGTCATGGGGATCCTGAGCATGATCGTGAGCGTGCGTATGATCATAAGACAGCATCCCTACCTGGATCCGGGTCTGCTGGAGCATCGCATCCCCAAACCTTTCGAGGCACGCTGGGAAGGGATCCGCCTGGAAGGGGTGCGATGGGAGGAGGCGGGGGCCCGGGAGAGTGTCCTCTCTCTCGTTGTGTGCTGGCGTCCGGAACGCCCGGCGGCTTCGAATCTCTCTGTCTTTGTGCACCTGTTAGGGGAGACGCCAAACCCCCGTACCGGGAGCGTCCTCTGGTCCCAAGTGGATGCCCAGCCTCTCGGAGGCGCCTATCCGGCGACCCTGTGGGTGCCCGGCGTGGTCTTCTGCGATCGTTATCGGATCGCCCGGCCGCCGGATCTGCCCCCGGGGATCTATCTGCTCACCACCGGATGGTATCGCTGGGAGGATGGTCATCGGATCCCGCTACACGAGGGCCCTCAGGATCCTCGTTATCCGGATGCTTTGGTGATCGGACGCTGGGTCGTTGGGGGGATGAGATAGCAAGGATTGCGGGGAAGGGGGGATCCAGACAAAATAGAGATACTACGCCGCGTGGGTTCTTTTCAACCCTTCCCGTCACAGGAGGGCGCCATGGGTTACGGATACGCCGGGCGGATCCTGCACGTGGATCTCAGCGAGGGGCGTTTGTGGGTGGAGACCCCACCGGAGTCTTTCTACCGCACCTATATGGGCGGCAGCGCCATGGGCCTCTACTACATCCTGAGAGAGATGCCGCCGGGCATCGACCCCTTCGATCCCCGCAACGTCCTGACCCTCTTCCTCAGCCCGCTGACCGGTGCGCCCATCTCCGGCCAGTCCCGTCTGATGGCGAACGCCAAGTCTCCCCTCACCGGCGCCATCGGGGATTCCCAGAGCGGGGGGTTCTTCCCCGCCGAGCTGAAATACGCCGGCTTCGACGGCATCGTGATCCGCGGGCGCGCTCCTCGGCCGGTCTACCTCTGGATCCACGATGGGGAGGCCGAGCTGCGCGACGCCTCCCACCTGTGGGGACGGATCACCGGGGAGGCGGAGCGAATGCTCCAGGAGGAGCTGGGCGACGATCAGATCGAGGTGGCGCAGATCGGCCCGGCCGGCGAGCGTCTGGTCCGCTTCGCCGCGATTATGAACATGTCCAACCGGGCCAACGGGCGCACCGGAATGGGCGCGGTGATGGGCTCCAAGAACCTGAAGGCCATCGTCGTCCGGGGCCGTCGCAAGGTGACGGTGGCCGACCCGAAAACGCTGGCGGAGCTGGCCCAGTGGGGCGCCCGCCACATCGAAGACAACCCCGACGTCCAGGGCCTGGCCCTCTATGGGACGGCCAGCGTGGTGGCCTGGCAGCAGATGGCCGGCACCCTCCCGACCTACAACTACAACGCCGGGCAGTTCGAGGGCTTCGAGAAGATCACCGGCGAGCGGATGGCCGAGACCATCCTCAAGGAGCGGGACACCTGCTACGCCTGCGTGGTGCGCTGCAAGCGGGTGGTGGAGACGGAGTGGAACGGCCGGAAGGTGGATCCTTTCTATGGAGGTCCGGAATACGAAACCATCGCCACCTTCGGCTCCTATTGCGGGATCGACGATCTGGACGCCATCGCCCTGGCCAATCAGCTGTGCAACCAGTATGGGGTGGACACTATCTCCTGCGGGGCGACCATCGCCTGGGCCATGGAATGCTTTGAGAACGGCGTCCTCACGGAGGCGGAGATCGGCTTCCCGCTCCGCTTCGGCGACGCAGGGGCCATGCTGCGCCTCCTGGAGATGATCCTGAAGCGGGAGGGGATCGGCGACGTCCTGGCCGAAGGCTCCGCCCGGGCCGCGGACCGGCTGGGGAAGGGCCACGAGTTCCTGATCACGGTGAAGAACCAGGAGGCGCCCGCCCATATGCCGCAGGCCAAGCGCTCCCTCGGGCTGATCTACGCCGTCAACCCCTTCGGCGCCGACCATCAGTCCAGCGAGCACGACCCCATGTATGAAGAGGGAGCCTCCGAGCTGTACCTGCGCCGTCTCGCCCTCCTCGGCCTGACCGATCCCCCGCCTCCCGGCAGCCTGAACGAGGAGAAGATCCGCTTCGCCTACCTGACCCAGCTCTTCTATTCCTTCCTGGATTCCGCCGGGCTCTGCCAGTTCGTCTATGGCCCCGCCTGGACCCTCTACGGCCCCGAGGAAACGGTGCAGATGGTGCGGGCGGTGACCGGGTGGTCGGATTTCACCCTGGAGGAGCTGCTGCGCATCGGGGAGCGCCGGCTGAACATGCTGCGCTGGTTCAACGCCCGGGAAGGCCTGGACCGCCGGGCGGATCAACTGCCGAAGAAGTTCTTCAAGGCGTTGCAGGGGACCGGGCCGACGGCGGGGGTGGCCCTGAGCCGGGAGGAGATGGAGAGGGCGCTGGATCGCTATTACGAGATGGCCGGCTGGACCCGGGAGGGGATCCCGACACCGGAGAAGCTGCGCGCGCTGGGCCTGGGCTGGCTTCTGGAGGCCTGAGGGAGGCCGTCCCGGGTCGGAGGGTGGAGGGACAGCGATGCCCTCTACGATGGAGCATGTGATGGCCCTGAGCGTGACCATCGGGCCGCGGGGGAGCACCACGGAGGCCGAGCGGGCGGCGGCGGATTACGCGGCGGAGGTCTTCCGGGCGCTGGGCCTCACCCCTCATGTGGAGCCCTTCGTCAGCGCGACCTCCGCCTGGCGGCCTTACGCCATCGCCACCGGCGGGATGCTGCTCATGGTCCCCCTGTTCTTCCTGGGCGGGCGATGGATCGCCGCCCTCGGGACGTTTCTGCTCATCCTCTGCACCGTCCTGGAGCTGACCTTCACCCCGAACCCCCTTCGCCTGCTGGTCCCGAAAGGAAGGAGCCAGAACGTCTACGCCGTCCTCCCGCCGGCCGGACCCGTCCGGGAGCGGGTGATCCTGTGCGGCCATCTGGACACCCATCGCACGCCCTGGGCTTTCTCCTCGCTGCGGGCCCTGGCCCTTTACCGGACGCTGGTCACCCTGGGGTTGCCCGGGGCGCTCGGGATGGGCGCGCTGTTCGGGATCGGAGCCTGGACCGGGGATCCCCGGTGGGGGTGGCCGGCGCTGCTGCCCGCCCTCCTGCTCGCGGCGGTCTTCGCCATGGCGGTGCAGGCGGATCTCACGCCCTACACCCATGGGGCCAACGACAACGCCACCGGGGCGGGGATGGTGCTCGCGCTGGCGGAACGGCTTCGTCGGGAGCCCTTGCGCCACACGGAGGTCTGGGCCCTCTGCACCGGATGCGAGGAGGTCGGGGCCTATGGGGCGGCGGCCTTCGTCCGCCGCCATCGCGACCTGGGTCGCCCGATCTTCATCGTGCTGGATACCGTGGGTGGGCCCGGGAGCGGGCCGTGCGTCCTGGTTCAGGAGACCATGCTGCTTCCCCTTCGCAGCGATCCGGAGTTGCTGGCCCTGGCGGAGGAAGTGGCCCGGTCGTATCCGGAGCTGGGCGCCTATCGATGGCCGAACTTTCGGGGGGCCTACACGGACGGCGCCCCGGCCGTCCGGGCCGGGTGGCGGGTGCTCACCCTGGTGAACCTGCGGCCGGATGGGGTGCTCCCCTACTGGCACCAGCCTTCGGACGTGTATGAGAACGTGGATCCGGGGGTGGTGGCTCGCACCGAGGCCTTCGTCTGGCAGCTGCTGCAGGCCATCGACCGGCAGGCCATCGCGCGTGGATAAGCCCCTCACCGGGAACATGCGGTCGGGGGCGGGGAAGAGGCGGTTGGTGCCTCCCCCGCCCCCGGTTCATTCGGTGGGGGCCGCTCCAACCCTCGGATTTGCCGGGTGCTCCCCTTTGAACGAAAATGAAAGGCCTCATCCATGACGGAGAAAGGCCTATGGCGCTCCGGCCGGAGTTCCCGCTGACGATCCAGGCCGACCGGACGGTCTGGCTGGAGACCCGGCATCCCGGGTATGAGCTCGCCCGGGACGCCTTGGCCCGTTTTGCGGACCTGGAGCGGAGCGCCGGGCCCATCCACGTCTACCGCATCACTCCCCTCTCGATCTGGAACGCCGCTGCCCTGGGCCTCACGGCTGCACAGATCCTGGAGGACCTGGAGCGCTTGAGCGGCGGCCAGGTCCCCGAGGGCTTGCGGGAGGACATCCGGACCTGGATGGCCCGCTACGGCCGGCTCCGCCTGGAGATGGGAAACGGGCGGCTCTGGCTGGTGGCCGACGATCCCGCCTTGCTGGCCTGGGTGCGGGCCCAATCCGTGGTGGCCCCCTTCCTGGCCCCCTCCGGAGAGGCGGAGGCGGACCGGGTGGCGGTGGAGCCCCGGGCCCGGGGTGCCCTCAAGCAGGCCCTCCTCTACCTGGGATATCCGGTGGAGGATATGGCCGGATACGTGGAGGGCGCCCGCCTGGACCTCCGGCTGCGGTCCACGTCCCGGGCCACCGGCGAGCCCTTCCGCCTGCGCCCCTATCAGGAGAAGGCCGTGGAGGCCTTCCTCCGGGCCGGCAGCGGGGTGATCCTGCTCCCCTGCGGGGCGGGCAAGACCATCGTGGGCCTGGGGGTGATGGCCCGGCTGCGCACCGCCACCCTGATCATCGCCACCAGCACGGTGGCCGCCCGCCAATGGATCGCGGAGATCCTGGACAAAACGGATCTAAGCCCCGATCAGGTCGGGGAATACACCGGCCATCGCAAGCAGATCCGTCCGGTCACGGTGGCGACTTACCAGATCCTCACCCATCGCCCCCATCGGGATTTCGAAGAGGACCTCCTCCGCCAGTTCCCGCATTTCCGCCTCTTCAGCGCCCTGGACTGGGGGTTGATCATCTACGATGAGGTGCATCTCCTGCCGGCCCCGGTCTTCCGCATCACCGCCCAGCTCCAGGCCCGCCGGCGCCTGGGTCTGACGGCCACCCTGGTGCGGGAGGATGGGCTGGAGCGGGAGGTGTTCGCCCTCATCGGCCCTAAGCGCTACGAGGCCCCCTGGCGGGAGCTGGAGGCCCGGGGCTGGATCGCCGCGGCCGAATGCCACGAGATCCGCGTCCCGATGGCCCCGGAGGATCGCCTGCGATACGTGGCCGCGGCAGAGAAGGAGCGCTACCGCCTGGCGGCCACTAACCCGGCCAAGGAGCCGGTGATCCGCCAGCTCCTCGCCCGGCACGAGGAGGACACTGTCCTCATCATCGGGCAGTATCTGGATCAGCTGGAGCGCATCGCCCGCGCTGTCCGCGCCCCCTTGATCACCGGCCGGACGCCGGTGGCGGAGCGGGAGCGGCTCTTCGATCAGCTCCGGCGCGGGGAGATCCGCCGCCTGGTGGTCTCCCGCGTGGGCAATTTCGCCATCGACCTCCCCGACGCCAACGTGCTGATCCAGGTCTCCGGCACCTTCGGCTCGCGCCAGGAGGAAGCCCAGCGATTGGGACGGATCCTGCGGCCCAAGCGGAACGGGATCCTGGCCCACTTCTACACGCTGGTCACCCGCGACACGGTGGATCAGGACTACGCCGCCCGGCGCCAGCTGTTCCTGGTCGAGCAGGGGTATCGCTATGAGATTCTGGAGGCCGAAGAGCTGTCCCATTACCACCCGGCCGTGGTCGACGTGGCCGCCTGGCCGCGGGCCCTCCCCCCGCAGACGTCCGCCGGGAACGGATCCTCCCCCAATGGATCTGGATCGTCTGCTTGACCTCCTTCCCCATCCGGTTCGCGCGGAGGCCTTCCGCCTGTGGGCCTCCGGGGCTGTGCACCTGCGGACGCTGGGTCCGGAAGTGTGGATCGCCAGCATCTCCACGGAGTCGCGAGCGATGGAGACGCGCTGGCGACGTCCAGGCCCGGAGGAGGCGCGGGCCCCCGAGGCGTTGCGGATCCGGGGTTGCGGATGCCGGTCCGCGAAACCATGCGCCCACGAAGGGGCGGCATGGCTGGCCCTGCTGTTCGATGGGGGAGGGTTGCCCGAGGAGGCCCAAGCGGAGCTCCAGCGCCTGGAGGCCCAGTTGGAGCCGCAGACCGCCGTTGAGCTGCTGCGCCTCGCCCGGCGCCGCCGCTGGGCCCTGCCCCGCGGGCGCAAGCCGGAGCTGGTGCGGCGCTTGGCCGCCCGGCTCAGCGTCTACTACCGGCTGGGGCTGTGGCGGGAGGAGCTGGACCCGGAGCTGGAGCGCCTGCTCGGGCTGATCCGCCTGCTCGGCCAGGAGCGGGTGGACCCGGAGGAGCTGGAAGCCCGCTGGATGCGCTGGGCTGAAGGGGATCGCTTGACTTTCCGGGCCGTGTGGCGTCGGGCCATCCAGCAGGGCCTTCTGATCCCCTGCGCCCTGGGCCACGACGGGCGGCCGCGCCCTCACGCCCATCTGCCGGCTACCCTCCCGCTCTCCCAGCTTCCACCCCCTGTGTTCCCGGCCACGGTCTACCGTGGCTTTCCTCCTGAACAGACGGTCGCGGCGCCGCCCCTCCGGCTGCTTCTGGAGGAAGCCCGCCGCTGGTGGGTCCTGCGGCCGCCCGCCCGGATCCTCCGCCTTCATCCCCAAGCGCATCGCTTTCCCTGGTTATGGGGATGGCCCCACGATCCCGAGGAGGTGGAAGCGCTCCTCGCCCGCCATGCCGGATCGCCCCCTCCCTACGAATGGCTGACGGTCCCGGCGGAGGAGTTCGATCCCCGCGCCGTCGAGGCGCTGGGGGAACGCATGGGGTTGCCGTGGGAGGGTGCCGCCTTCATCGCCGAGATCCTCTGGCGTCTCTCCGGCGAGGGCTCGGGGGAAGCGTTCCCCTTCGCTCCGGGCATCGGGGAGGAGGATCCCATCGCCCGCTGGTGGGAGATCTGGCGGAGCGGGGCGACGCGCTTTGAGATCGCCTGGCTTCGACGTCGGGATCCCACGGTCCGGCTGGTGCGATCCCTGGGGTGGATGGGGGGGATCGAGCAGCTTTACTATGAGTGGGGACGGGGCCGGAAGGCCCTCATCGAGTTGCTGGCCACCCTGCCGGATGAATGGGTGGACTGGATGGATCTGGCCCGGGCGGTGGAGGCGGCCCAGCCGCCCGGCTTCGCGCAGGACCGGCTGGATCAGCCCTGGCGGTTGGTTCGCGGCCGGCCGGCCCAGGAGCCGGTTCCCATTGCCGAGCATCTGCGCGCCTATCTGGAGGGGACGCTGTTCTGGTTGGGGGCGGTGGCCCTGGTGTATGAGGGGGGATCGCTTCGGGCCTTCCGTCTGACCGCCCAGGGGCGTCGATGGATCCGGGGGGAGATCCCTGGGGCAGAGGAACCGGAGTCGCTTCCGGAGACCCAATGGCTGGACGAGAGGACATGGTCGGTGCGGCCGGGGCCGGAGGCGGCCCCGCTGCTCTGGCTGTCGGGTCGGATCGGCCGGCCGATGGGCTCCCCGTTCGTTTTCGCCCTGGACGAGGAGCGCATCGCCGAGGTGTTCCGGGAGGGCTATCGCCCGGAGGAGATCCTGTCCCGCTTCGAGGCCTGTGGCCTGCCGCCCACAGCCGCGCTGCGAACGGCCCTGGAACGGGTGTGGGATAGCATGCGGCGGGTCCAGGTGTTTGAGGAGGTCACCATCCTGGAGGCGGAGGACCCGTGGACCCTGCAGGAGCTGCTCGCGGCCACCGGGCTGGGATCGGCCATTCGGGGCTGGCTTGCCCCCCACGTCGTGGTCATCGAGGAGGCTGCTCTCGAGCGGCTGCTGAAAGAGCTCCGGGATCGGGGATATTTCCCCACGGTGGTGGAGGGTTGATCCACGGTTGTTGTAGGAGGGGCTTTCGCCCCGAACTCCTGTCTTCAAGATCCCGAAGGCCACGGATGAAGCCGCCCTCACAACCCCGAGCCTTCTGCTTTTGATGACGTGAGGGTCGCTTCCTGCTAGTTGGTGGCCGAAACGAATTTCGGCCCGCAGCGGCACAGGTCGCGGCTCCTATGGTCAACGGAGGGCCCGCATCCGTTCCGCCCGCCGATCCCAGGCGGTCTCCAGGGCCTGGAGGGGTTGCTCCAGGCCTCGCAGGGCCAGGGAGAGGTCCGCGCCTCCTCCCACCGCCTGCTCCAGGGCCTCCACGGCCTTCGGGAGCTCCTCGGCCTGCTCCAGGAGCTCCGCATCGAACCGGTAGAGGGCCTCCAGCTCCCTCTCCTCGATGCGGAGGGCGTCGAAGAAGCCGGCGTAGCCGTAGCTCG
This DNA window, taken from Thermoflexus hugenholtzii JAD2, encodes the following:
- a CDS encoding shikimate dehydrogenase, giving the protein MARIRGTTRLVGLLGWPVAHSRSPQMHNAAFAAMGLDWAYVPLPVRPEDLEDAIRGLRALGFAGANVTVPHKTAVIPLLDEISPLARAVGAVNTLRAVEGRWVGENTDVEGFRRALQEIGLSVQGQTVAIIGAGGAARAVLAALALEGVGEVFLLHRSLDRAHRMLETLEASFPAAGLRLPPVHPIHLEDPLPEGIVALIHTTPVGMAPDVEACLWPPDRPFPWGLQAVIDLIYEPPRTRLMALAEVAGIPAYNGLGMLLHQGALAFTLWTGQEAPLETMRAALQELDSS
- the aroA gene encoding 3-phosphoshikimate 1-carboxyvinyltransferase; translation: MRLRVRPPARLHGVIRVPGDKSLSHRALLFAALAEGTSTLQGWLPAADCEATLRCIRALGVEVERPAADRLIVHGRGLRGLQPASAPLDCGGSGTTMRLLMGILAGFPFPSTLVGNAQLSRRPMERVAEPLRRMGAEVRTTEGHAPVYLRGGTLRGIRYEMPVASAQVKSALLLAGLYAQGPTTLVEPAPSRDHTERLLWAMGATLEQHGRTITVYPAERLSPLDCAIPGDPSSAAFPLVAALLIPGSEIEVTDLLLNPTRLGLIEALQAMGAPIRVIPEGERHGEPVGRLLGASAVRLQAIEIAGPWVPRMIDEFPIFAVAATQAEGTTRVRDAAELRVKESDRIAALAAELRRMGARIEEHPDGFAIEGPTPLRGAVVHSHGDHRLAMALAVAGLIAQGETIVEDAECIGDSFPGFVKRMQALGAEIEMEP
- a CDS encoding CBS domain-containing protein — encoded protein: MERKPKPYTVAEIMTSPVVTVPPDMPVEEALHLMVQKGISSVVVEPEGPHGTWGIMTKRDILKKVVAADRPLKGLKVRDLMSAPLITVSPDTTIRQCSIIMLDANIRRAVVMQDGRPVGIVSDTDIFQAVEERGWGPD
- a CDS encoding DUF402 domain-containing protein, with the translated sequence MGSGLSPELPRPIRVRRLAADGRLRVIYVGRLMRASPEALVVEAFWERPPLDLGYVRLEPQDRFVEYFFPGRWFVIYEIHHHRDDRLKGWYCDIVYPPRVSEEEIELRDLALDVFVTPAGEVRVLDEEEFEALRLSERDPSAYAAARSALRDLLRMVERRDPPFGILPWAAA
- a CDS encoding ArnT family glycosyltransferase — encoded protein: MRRRWAWALACLTLAGSVRFAMAARMPVEADEPTYLRAAYHYAVLLRQGDIGAVPSLWENPEHPALVKLLYSLAWLIPSGDRWFSDALWGARLLSVLFGAAAVGLVAWIHPAAGLLLAVHPLTIYYTSAALLESIPQFLAMLAVLSWRSASRRGARWSYLGAFALGATGAAKWAYVLPLLPGSIGMLRRSRGTAILLVVAAVSFVSLNPPMWMDPLRYLRETIRYHFTYSTSEHVQRYGLPWYQPFLWLSHSLPEALILTLGLAGAVRGLFDSTFRKQVAWGALSAVIFLLAWPTKWPHYALVATPFLSLIASDVLARGQRTRALLSVMGILSMIVSVRMIIRQHPYLDPGLLEHRIPKPFEARWEGIRLEGVRWEEAGARESVLSLVVCWRPERPAASNLSVFVHLLGETPNPRTGSVLWSQVDAQPLGGAYPATLWVPGVVFCDRYRIARPPDLPPGIYLLTTGWYRWEDGHRIPLHEGPQDPRYPDALVIGRWVVGGMR
- a CDS encoding aldehyde ferredoxin oxidoreductase family protein, which translates into the protein MGYGYAGRILHVDLSEGRLWVETPPESFYRTYMGGSAMGLYYILREMPPGIDPFDPRNVLTLFLSPLTGAPISGQSRLMANAKSPLTGAIGDSQSGGFFPAELKYAGFDGIVIRGRAPRPVYLWIHDGEAELRDASHLWGRITGEAERMLQEELGDDQIEVAQIGPAGERLVRFAAIMNMSNRANGRTGMGAVMGSKNLKAIVVRGRRKVTVADPKTLAELAQWGARHIEDNPDVQGLALYGTASVVAWQQMAGTLPTYNYNAGQFEGFEKITGERMAETILKERDTCYACVVRCKRVVETEWNGRKVDPFYGGPEYETIATFGSYCGIDDLDAIALANQLCNQYGVDTISCGATIAWAMECFENGVLTEAEIGFPLRFGDAGAMLRLLEMILKREGIGDVLAEGSARAADRLGKGHEFLITVKNQEAPAHMPQAKRSLGLIYAVNPFGADHQSSEHDPMYEEGASELYLRRLALLGLTDPPPPGSLNEEKIRFAYLTQLFYSFLDSAGLCQFVYGPAWTLYGPEETVQMVRAVTGWSDFTLEELLRIGERRLNMLRWFNAREGLDRRADQLPKKFFKALQGTGPTAGVALSREEMERALDRYYEMAGWTREGIPTPEKLRALGLGWLLEA